GGAGGGTTTTGCCGATTTTTTAGCCATTTAGAGGGATATGTTGAGGTTTTCGCGGCAGCAGCCATAGCTTAGCGGCGAGGCTCCCAGGCAGCTATCGCGGCTATTTCGCGGGCTATTTTAATCTATGCTCTAATCTCACTCTATATATAGATACTACATGAACCAAAGTATTTCCTCTCGCTAGTCTTCCATCCTAATCCAGGCTATACCACCAAGCCCACCTCCAAAATGGCAGAGCAATGCAAGATATCTGCTGCCATGCATGCTATCTCTCTATCTGAGGAAAGGTCGTACGTGCTCAAGGTAGATGGATACTCAAGAGTCAAGGCGCTGCTCAAGAACGGCCAGCGCGTGATCTCCACCCCTTTCAGTGTTGGAGGCCACGATTGGATCGTGAGATATTACCCACACGGTAGCCATGAGGATTCTGAAGATTTCATCTCTCTTTATCTCGAGCTTAAATCTGCCGATGCTGAAGATGTGAAGGCGAAGTTCACGTTCAGTGTACTTGATGAGAATGGAGAACCGGTGCCTTCATACAGCTGTACGTACCCTATTGGATACCTTCTTAAGCAAAGGTGATAACTGGGGTTACCATAACGTCATCAAGAAGGCTGATCTGGAGGCATCGGCGCACATAAGAGATGACTGTCTCACCATCAGGTGTGATGTCACCGTCATCCACAGCGAAGAAACAAGGGTTCCTCCAAGCGATCTCCACCATCATCTCGGCGACCTGCTCATGAACAAGGATGCAGCAGACCTCACCTTTCAGGTAGGTGGGCAGACATTCTCCGCTCTCACAGGTGTGTCCTCGCAACTCGGTCATCCgtcttcaaagctgagctcctcgggGCCATGAAGGAGAGTTTTGCTGCTAGTCCTATTGAAATCTGTGACATGGAAGCCGATGTGTTCAAGTCCTTGCTCCATTTCATATACACCGACTCAATTCCTTCGGTGCTTGATGTGGTGATGGCTGGTCATCTACTCGTTGCGGCTGACAGGTATAACATTGTCAGGCTCAAGCTGATATGCGAGGAGAAATTGTGCAATCATATTGATTCCAGCATGGTGGCAACCAGTTTGGTTTTATCTGAGCAACATGGTTTCCATCGTCTCAAAGAAGCTTGTTTGCAGTTCCTTGCTTCTCCATCCAATTTGGAGGCGATGGTGGCAAGTGATGGGTATGAGCATTTGAAATCCAGCTGCCCGTCTGTCCTCAAGGAGGTGATATCTAGAATCCTGCCGGCTGAACTGAAAGTGGCAAAGGATATTATCATGGCAATGTGGAAGTAATGCCTACAGTTACTCTACTATTAGGAAAAGATGTGGCTAGACCAGTCTCGTACTGTTCTCATATATATGTCATCCAAATTTTATTAGTAATGGTTATGCTACTTCTGCATGTATGGTTGCAGAACAAAAGTGCTAGTACTTATCAATCATTCAATCTACTCATGTACGGAGAATGGTAGTTCTTTTCTTGCTAGATATGAAATCATTACCGAGACTGCCCGTGGACGTACCATGTTTATCCATTGTGTATTTGTGTACTTATTGAGTCGATTACTTCATGTGTGCATGGTTACGTTTAGTTGGATGTAGAATTAGTGCCATCCTTGTTCCAATGCTCGCATAAATGGTCTATAGTCTGTTTCTCTTTTCGAAAATAGAAGCTTCATCACCTTGGGTCTTTGTACCAACTAAAACCATGGCAGATGAGGCTTCCGGTAGAATCAGTCAAGAATGACCAAATGACAAGAGCCGATGATGAGCGGTTCATCACTGCTTCCCTGTTTTTTGGTGCCGACTACAACGGTAGTTCACATTTGCCTTGTTTCTTTTAAAATAGCCGTTGCCGCGGCAGAACATACTACAACCGTTACTTGTGGAGAGCAATCATACATAAGGGGGAAGAAGATCTAGAGAGGAATGATCGAAGTACAGAGGAAGGCCACAGAGAGGTTCAGTTCATTTTCCGTTTCGCCGGCGGTGCTTTCCTTCTGTAGCAAACGATCctcttaatatattttttaaaaggcCCTCTGAATATTGCTGGTAGTGCAGCTCAGCAGTTGTGTACTTGTGATGCTGGTGAGAGCTGTCCGGTTTCAGTTTCAGAAAAATCGATTGAAGGGTTTGTAGGGGAAACCAGGTTTTTTCTAGTTTTCAGTTAAGCATGACTGTATCTATGTTGTCTGGTAAATAATTTTTCTTCTTCAAAAAGGAGGTtgaaacccccggcctctgcatcagcaaTGATGTGATGCGTTTGGAGAATGAAAAAGTTTCTGCGGTCGAGTAGAGTGAAAACATTCTCCAAAATCTCTACACAGCTTGTTAATTTGTTAAACGTGATCACGAAAATGTGCTTGTGGTGTGGATGATGATTTCTTCAGGCCATTGCGTTCAGCTGGACTGtggtactttggtgagtcgaagaAACGCGATCTAGTATTTTGTAGAGGTGCACTTGGGAGTACTATCATTTTGGTGCACCAACGCTCCCCTTGCCTGTTGTTCTGCCCGCCCAAAATGTCAAGATGCTTCTGAATTATATGACCTTTTTTCCCTAACACCGCAGCTTGTAACAAACCATGAAATTTGCGAAGAAAACATATGCATTCTTCGCGCGAGCACTAACCTGACGAGTAGGTTCTTGGTTGCAGATTTTGTTCACAGCAGAGCACTAGCTAGCTGGCTATATTATCCGTTGTCTCCACGTTTTCAGAAACGGCGACAATATGCGCGACGGCAAACAAACCTTTCCATCTGCCGATGCAACGCATGCATCCAGTGGTGATTTTCCCCGTCGTTCAGTGTGACCTGGATCaacaatttgatttttttttcatctGCCAATAATACTCCATCGTGGCCCCCTTTCGCCTCCCGCCAATAGCAGAGCGCTGCAATGCAATGGCGTCTCCTCGTGAGGGGAAACGAGTAGTAAATGACATGCAGCAAATTTACGCGGACGAAAACATCTGCTAGATCCAAGTGTGAACAGACCACTGTTTTCGTTTGACAGAATGTGAAACGAATGGATTTTACTTCCCAAGTGcgcctctctctatatatatagatTGACGCATCAAAATCTTTCCTCGCCAATCTCCCTCCCATCCCACTCCAAGGTGTACTCCCAATCCCGCTCCCAGAATGGCAGAGCAACGCAAGATCTCTGTGGCCATGATATCTGAGGAAAGGTCATTTGAGCTCAAGGTAGATGAATACTCAAGAGCCAAGGCGCAACTCAAGATCGGCGACGGCCTGACTTCTACCCCTTTCACTGTTGGAGGCCACAACTGGACCGTGAGATATTACTCAAACGGTGTCTGCGCGCATGATACCGATTCCATCTATCTTTTTCTACGTCTTGAATCTGCCGATGCCGGAGATGTGAAGGCGAAATTCACGCTCAGTCTACTTGACAAGAATGGAGAACCGGTGCCTTCATACAGCCATACCAACCCAATGCACACCTTCTCTAAAAGTTCAGCCTGGAGCTCCGAGCTCGAGATCAAGAGGGCTGATCTGAAGAGATCGCCGTACCTGAGAGATGATAATCTTACCATCAGGTGTGATCTCACTGTTATGAAGGAGATCAAGATCGAAGAAACAAGGGTAGCTCCTAGCGACCTGCACCAACATCTGGGTGACCTCCTGAAGAACAAAGACGCAGCAGACCTAGTCTTTCAGGTTGGTGGACAGAGATTCTCTGCTCACAGGTGTGTCCTTGCTGCTCGCTCATCAGTCTTCAAGGCAGAGCTCctcggcgccatgaaggagagttCTGCAGCTCTTCCTATTGAAATTCATGACATGGAAGCTGATGTGTTCAAGTCCTTGCTACACTTCATATACACCGACTCGGTTCCTCTGCTTGAGACGGCTTGCAACAAAGGCGAAACTGATGTGGTTATGGCTGGCCATCTACTGGTAGCAGCTGACAGATACAACATCGTCAGGCTGAAGCAGATATGTGACGAGAAATTGTGCAATCACATGGATTCAAACATGGTGGCAACCAGCTTGGCTTTAGCCGAGCAGCATGGATTCCATCGTCTCAAAGAAGCTTGCTTGCAGTTCCTTGCTTCTCCGTCCAACTTCGATGCGATGGTGGCAAGTGATGGGTATGAACATCTGAAATCAAGCTGCCCATCTGTTCTCAAGGAGCTCATAGCTAGAATGATCCCGTCTGAATTTAAATCAGCAAAGGATGTTATCATGGCAATTTAGTAGTAATGCATGCGTTTGGTACTATTATCATATATATGCCATCCAACTTTTAGTACTAATCGGTGCAATTGTCATGCTACTTCTCCATGTATGGTTTCTTGCAAGTTTCAGAAAAAAAAATTAGTACCGATCATTCAGTTTAATATATGTTCAGGTGACTAGTATGGTTACTTTTTCTTCTTACGAGAAGAAGAAAAGTGTTGTTTGATTATCCGATGTTTGCCTTCGAAAATGATAGACCTATGGACGACGCTTGCGGAAACAACAATCTTACGGACGTGCGTGTGTCATCTGCACACGAAATCAGAATAAAAACAGTTCTAGTTTTCATTCAATCTCCACATGAAATGTTTGATAGAAAAGCTTGAATAAAATTACTATAAGAACACTTACTAGGTGGATAAAGTACACAACCCaattgaaaataataataattgatATAATAAAAGAAATTTGCTAATAGGATTTCAGTCAAACTCCCTATGAAATCCTTGATAAAGAAATTCAGAGAACATATATCAAGTTTACATATGAAATACATCTAGATGCAACTAGTtaaacgcccgtgcgttgctacggctTAGTAAAAAATCAATGTAATTCACAACATTGCTCATGTGGCTTATAAATGTGTTGCCACAAATATCATCTTGTACTTGATAATATAACAAAATCCATGTGGCTCGTATTCAAACCACCATGACTCAACTTACGAAGTCTACCTTCATACTATTGCTTTGTGTTCTACAATGGAGAAACATAGTGCCTCTTTTCCACCCAACTTTGACAGATATCTTCTCCATCCAACTTGGATAAAAATTAATACTCTCCATCCATCCTAATTTAAATGGCATGCGTGCATTTCGAAATCCTACTTCAGCCATCAATTTCATCAGCTAAACATGGGAGTATGTTACAACAAAATATCACCAAATTCATTTTCAAGAAAAGTTTCCAAAGGTACAATTGTATGGCACATAGCAAATAATAGTACTGAATAAATTAGCAGCCAGAGCATGCACACTTTTTCATgaaattcaatttttttgaaaacatgttCTCTTTCTCCTTGCAACCCGTCTCAGCTTTGCTAAGAGTTTCTATGTTGTAATTGCCATGCAATAGAAGCCTCACTTCAATATGAGGAACCTTAAACTTCTGGTTTTCTCTCTATGTATAAGAAGGCAACAATAAATATATATATGATTAGTATTTAAGCATGAATCCCCATCTTACAAAGGAAAAAATCATAGTACATTCACATACCTTATCAAGAACACAAGGATGCCTACGATCCACTCCCATGGCTAAATGTAATATGGGTTAATGAAAACTCAGGAAATGACTACAAAAAAAAGTTATATGCTCCTCCACTGAGAACGGTAGAGTGCATGGAGGATAAATTTGCAAAGACATGATAATATTATTCACTGTCACAAAAACACATAAAATGAAGCAACAACAAAAAGGATAATTTATGAGTTTCACCCCGGCATAGATTCTTCATTAATACTTGCAGCACCTCAATAATAAAAATTTAGGAGGTAAAATAGAAGCTGAAGGCATGATCACAACCTGAAATAGATGACACAATAATCAATAAAAATATTTAGTTTGAGGTTCAACACTTCAATGATGCATTAACTGAATAAATGTTTCTGGAAGCAGACCATACCTCAAGGTAAAGATGAATGTTCTGGTACTTGGATTCAAGAAGCTGCATACTTAAACTGGAAGCACTTCCAAAACTTCCTTCGGTGTCTTCTTTGTATCATTATGTAGCATGACTGTCTACTTTATTAGCCTAACAGAACTGCTTAAGTTGGCTGAGTAACATGCACATAAATAAATCAGAAAAAGAATAAGTATTATTAGGAGATGAGCAATATGTCGTAAAAAGAAAAGATATATAGCTCCTGAGAAGACGTCTCTTTTTTACTTCACTCCAAATAGATGCACACCGTATTTGAAGAATGTAACACTCCCTCCGATTCAACTTAATTGATGCTGAGTTAATTAATTCGGATCAGAGGGAGTATGAGTTTATATCTAAACAAATAGGGAAACTTCAGGTGAGATTGTTTCATTCTAAAATAAAGGTAGAAGCATATTTCCATGAGGTGAACACACACAACTCTCAAGCAAGTGCATATTATTCTCTAATAAATGGTATTTATTTCCTAAGGTTTTTTGGTTTCTTTAATATTGTTGCTTATGGTGATCTCTTCCCCTACCAATTTTCTCTCTTAATTGTTGGTCCCGTTGTCCTAATGTCAACATTTTATCTCGTTCAGAACCAGCTTGTATAGAAAGGTAATCAAGGTACAGTATAGGAGAAGTCAAACGTGTTCCCCGAAGATGTAATGTACAGGAGTTTGGATTAACACAGCCGACAACAAGGAGAAGCAGTTACAACAAACGAAACACAAGTTGAAAGCATCCAGGCTGCTTTATACAAACAAGTCACATAACCTGAACTCAACTCCAATCTCTGACCAGAACTGTAAGTGTGCGCTTAAATTTTTAGAAGTCATGAACTTGAGCTCTTGAAGGACCAAAACATTGGGCTCGACGCTGACCTGAATCATATGTGTGTTAGACACAACAGTGCGTAGATTACGTACATTACCTATCCACTTAATCCGCAACACAGTCTGATAGCAATCAAGCTATTTTCTCTAGTAATACAGTATACAACAATCGTTTTGAGGTTCAGGCATCAACCCAGTAGAAGCTTTTTCAGGTTCAGACAAATTCGCAAGATAATAGTGAAGAAGAAAGTAAGACAAGTAGTTGCACGATAAGGATTTGTAGCATGCGCCCCAATGCCGGTTTCAACATGTGGTCCACCGACCTATGGACTGAACAAAAGAACATCGTGCCTACAACAATATGGAGCTAATTTATACTAAATAATACGGTGTTGATCAAACATTGGTACGGGTACAAAAAGCATGCACGACTAAAAGCTAATTTGGAAAAGGCATGACCAGAAAAGTAGGAACCACAAGACTATGTGCGAAAATTCATCTCAATTGCAGTGGAGCTTGAACAAGACTACAAGAGTTCCTGGGGTAAAAGAGAAGTGAAAAGAAATGTTTTTAGAGGTTAATAGCTGGACCAATAATAACTTGGAAAAGGAAAATTAATCAAACTTCAATAGCAGGACTATTAATCTATACTTGGACTGCAGTTGCCAATGTAAACGAACCTCTTCAAAAAGTGAAAGCTGCTCTTTTTAAGACACATGAAAACTCAAGAATCCAAATGAAACCAATGTGCTACCTGTGTAGCTATATGAGCAGATGGGTATTTTGCTACAGGAGCAGTGTTCTTGAAAAGCCAATGGTCAGTACCTTGTTATATGAACTAAAAATAATACGTTGAGTTGCAAATGTTTGAAATCAAGGCCTGAGAGTCGCAACTCGCAAGGAGAAGAAGCATTTGTAAAATCGTATTGTCCTAAATGCAGGCAATTGTCTGATGTGTTTTCCTTTTCTTAAACGGATTACTAAATAGAGATACCAATTGTCTTAAATGTGACAGGTAGTATGAAGCTTGACACTACTAATGCAGGTAGGATTTCTATGCTTACCCTGACGCAGAACTCCTAAGGTTTGAAACGGAGCAGCGACGTGCTCACGTCGTTGGATAGGTCGTCGACGGCCTGCGACTACTGGCGTCGCGGCCGCCTAGGCCAGCCGCCACTGCCTCGTCGTGCGGCGTGTAAGGAACGGATCCATCGGCTGCTTCGCTACAGTACTGAAACCCTATATGTGAACGAGGGAGTGCTGGAGCACAGCCTACTGGGAGAAAATGTGTGGAGCGATGGTAGGGAGATAAGGTTACCTAGCCCGTCGTCCGTTGCCGCTGCCACCGCGCCGTCCTGCTCGTTGCCCTCCCCGTGTCGAGCACCTCCTggactcactactaggaaaaaggctatagatggaatggccactaatggcgcatcagacatgtggtgcgccattgctatatagcaatggcgcaccatgtgctggtgcgccattagtgtgaaagacactaatggcgcaccagacaaacggtgcgccattagtaacaattttttttttgccagacatactaatggcgcaccaggacttagtgcgccattactagttgtaactagtaatggcgcaccagcaacatagtgcgccactaaaatatattttttattttttacttttttgcaaaactactaatggcgcacccggggcagtgcgccattactagtttgagctagtaatggcgcactgctccccatgcgccattagtgttttttgcaaaactactaatggcgcaccaccagcaggtgcgccattagtaaccagggttactaatggcgcattatgtggtggtgcgccattagtaacctgagaggagctagatattttggacagccacacctacccactcactttccccacttcattctctcctccctcctccaagcttgtctcggctgcctcctcctcctcacctcatttgcaccataaattcatccaaattacgtggttaaagccctttttttgataggtaagtaagggggaagctatctttatgttgttctccctccaacaacgtgcacatgcactttttatgtcctagctagatctatgtatgtttgtggtgttgcatatgtttgtggtgttgcatatatgtttgtgtttgcaggtaccggtatttgaaatgcgatagttgccaatattttgccggaatgttgattcatttccgtttcggcgagaattttggcactatgcattctttttggtcctatttttagggaaagtcatgccaaattttttcttggttctaaaatatcgttttgctctaccccgcaggtgaccatggtccgcatgatgaccgaaggcatcgtgaataggtttttgagctccgcgaaggctgagatgcttgaaaagaacgagacggagataagatgtccgtgtcgaagatgcaagctgaagagccttattgcggacccggattccgggcaggtgcgggaccacctgctcttgcgtggtttcatggatggctatcggtggcaaggtgatgaagatgactatgaagtcgtccatgggggtcgggcaagaaatgaggatgggcagcaagacaaccaccgtggctcgggcgggcgagaagacgaagaatctccaggacatgatcacgacggttatgctgtacatagtcatcatgtagaagatgccggacatgatgatgaggaagatgcgggagcagacgaagggcatgatcatgaagatgaagatgccggcggagcagacgacgatggaccatcgatgggctgggtgcaggaccctcatattcaagagctgcttctcaagcagacggataacgcaagagctgccgcccgagagaaagccaagctggatcaactggagatagacgcggttactccattgtatgaaggatgcaggcccgaggatacccgcctgaaagtaacgctcatggctctggagatgaaggtaaagcacaaaatgaccgacgcatgcttcgacgagaacatgtcattctggcacgaacgtcttcccaaggggaacaagtgcccgaccagtttcgaggaggcgaagaaaatcgtgtgtcctctggatttaccgcacgtgaaataccatgtgtgcatgaacaattgcatcatttaccgggatgagcacgcggagtctaccatatgtctggtgtgcggcgtcactcgatacaagaagaggaagaaagctcctcggaaagtggtgtggtactttccgatcactcctcgtctgcagcggtatttcgcggaccctaaggtagcaaagctcctgcgttggcacgcggatagggaggagaagaagcgagaagatgacgcaaatgatccggagataaataaaaaagacaagatgctgagtcaccctaaggatgggagccagtggcaagtgttgaacttcgaacacccagaatttgggaacgatccaaggaacatcgtgctgggcgcgagcaccgatggagtcaatccatttggcagccagagaagcacacatagcacctggcctgtgtttgtgtggatgtacaaccttcccccctggttgtgcaggaagaggaagtacattcacatgagtatgctaattgaagggccgaaacaaccagggaacgacatcaatctgtatctggg
This window of the Triticum aestivum cultivar Chinese Spring chromosome 5D, IWGSC CS RefSeq v2.1, whole genome shotgun sequence genome carries:
- the LOC123125728 gene encoding BTB/POZ and MATH domain-containing protein 3-like, producing the protein MAEQCKISAAMHAISLSEERSYVLKVDGYSRVKALLKNGQRVISTPFSVGGHDWIVRYYPHGSHEDSEDFISLYLELKSADAEDVKAKFTFSVLDENGEPVPSYSCDNWGYHNVIKKADLEASAHIRDDCLTIRCDVTVIHSEETRVPPSDLHHHLGDLLMNKDAADLTFQVGGQTFSALTAELLGAMKESFAASPIEICDMEADVFKSLLHFIYTDSIPSVLDVVMAGHLLVAADRYNIVRLKLICEEKLCNHIDSSMVATSLVLSEQHGFHRLKEACLQFLASPSNLEAMVASDGYEHLKSSCPSVLKEVISRILPAELKVAKDIIMAMWK
- the LOC123125729 gene encoding BTB/POZ and MATH domain-containing protein 1-like; translation: MAEQRKISVAMISEERSFELKVDEYSRAKAQLKIGDGLTSTPFTVGGHNWTVRYYSNGVCAHDTDSIYLFLRLESADAGDVKAKFTLSLLDKNGEPVPSYSHTNPMHTFSKSSAWSSELEIKRADLKRSPYLRDDNLTIRCDLTVMKEIKIEETRVAPSDLHQHLGDLLKNKDAADLVFQVGGQRFSAHRCVLAARSSVFKAELLGAMKESSAALPIEIHDMEADVFKSLLHFIYTDSVPLLETACNKGETDVVMAGHLLVAADRYNIVRLKQICDEKLCNHMDSNMVATSLALAEQHGFHRLKEACLQFLASPSNFDAMVASDGYEHLKSSCPSVLKELIARMIPSEFKSAKDVIMAI